From a single Triplophysa rosa linkage group LG17, Trosa_1v2, whole genome shotgun sequence genomic region:
- the LOC130568367 gene encoding glycosyltransferase family 92 protein F13G3.3-like — protein MEHNKWKSFLGICIINILFFVLMLAYRNWHPDYTSMPIYNKLKISKASHSITPIKDSQHFMVSAFIDHRLDGTIRVISIIDRHNLQPLYCAYCTIEHDCKEAETDVWIHSDHFGFPFHVSDVICKGKHVQDATRVLISTKPSLDNETHQYLPIQNRVISETFKFNFTVCISNLFGDYNNVLQYAQTIEMYKLLGVQRVVIYNTSCGPDLEKLLKHYEREGIVEIVPWPIDTFLNPSPGWNFKEHKGDIHYYGQLTTLNECIYRHMYQSKYVLLNDIDEIIVPYKYANLPSLMKNLQDEHPNVGVFLIENHIFPKTQFEDSGRFKRPEWRNISGINIMEHIYREPARKNVFNPKKMIVNPRMVEQTSVHSSLKNFGETYHVPFDVCRIVHVRVPLQGHLTKEQLAVDKKVWDFEQELVPNVDKALESSGLLRPNS, from the coding sequence ATGGAACACAACAAATGGAAGAGCTTTTTAGGAATATGtattatcaatattttattcttcGTTCTGATGTTGGCATACAGAAACTGGCATCCTGATTACACAAGCATGCCAATTTATAATAAACTGAAAATCTCGAAGGCTTCACATTCAATAACACCCATCAAAGACTCACAACACTTCATGGTGTCTGCATTTATTGACCACAGATTGGATGGGACCATTCGAGTCATCAGTATTATCGACAGACACAATCTTCAGCCACTTTACTGTGCTTACTGCACTATTGAACATGACTGTAAAGAAGCTGAGACTGACGTCTGGATACATAGTGACCATTTTGGCTTCCCATTTCATGTCTCAGATGTGATTTGTAAAGGTAAACACGTGCAAGATGCAACACGTGTCCTCATCTCAACTAAACCTTCCCTGGACAATGAAACCCACCAGTATCTGCCAATACAAAATCGTGTAATAAGTGAGACTTTCAAGTTTAACTTCACAGTTTGCATCTCCAACCTTTTTGGTGACTACAACAATGTGCTGCAATATGCACAAACTATAGAAATGTACAAGCTTCTGGGCGTTCAGCGAGTGGTCATCTATAACACTAGTTGTGGACCAGACCTGGAAAAGCTCTTAAAGCATTATGAAAGAGAGGGAATAGTGGAGATTGTTCCATGGCCAATTGACACGTTTCTTAACCCGTCCCCAGGTTGGAACTTTAAGGAGCACAAGGGTGACATTCATTATTATGGACAGTTGACAACACTCAATGAGTGCATTTACAGGCACATGTATCAATCCAAGTACGTTCTCCTGAATGACATCGATGAGATTATTGTGCCTTACAAATATGCCAATTTACCATCTCTTATGAAGAACCTCCAAGATGAGCATCCCAATGTGGGTGTGTTCCTCATTGAGAACCACATATTCCCCAAAACACAGTTTGAGGACAGTGGTCGCTTCAAGCGACCAGAATGGCGTAATATTTCTGGGATCAATATCATGGAGCACATTTATAGAGAACCTGCCCGAAAGAATGTTTTCAATCCCAAAAAGATGATTGTTAACCCAAGGATGGTGGAGCAAACATCGGTACATTCCTCCTTGAAAAACTTTGGAGAGACATACCATGTTCCATTTGATGTGTGTAGGATTGTACATGTACGAGTCCCACTGCAGGGGCATCTGACCAAAGAACAGCTGGCTGTGGACAAAAAAGTGTGGGACTTTGAGCAAGAATTGGTACCAAATGTTGACAAGGCATTGGAGAGTTCTGGTTTGTTAAGACCTAACAGCTGA